In a single window of the Deltaproteobacteria bacterium genome:
- a CDS encoding sigma-54-dependent Fis family transcriptional regulator, with protein sequence MSRVLLIEEDSTEYNRMMEALASTGHEVSGARTGQAALDSIHRSIFDVVVEKVGMREPESREIFHAIKEKNPPTRVILVSDVACVSEAVELMKIGADDFLQKPLSMDMLEIKVRQALNNRSLSNEVDFLRHGSGLIYQFNDITGKCPQMQKIFSVLKKITRSNATVLITGETGTGKELIAGAIHYNSERRNRPFVSVNCAALQETLLESELFGHERGAFTGAVKQRSGRLEQANTGTIFLDEIGDMSLRIQAKVLRVLQERRFERLGGNKTIQVDLRILAATNKNLIEEIENGRFREELYFRINVIHIELPPLRERGGDIELLATYFLDKFRRSLNRNIRGFSPRALAAIHEYPWPGNVRELRNVIERAVLMAQGDVLEEEDLLLEGGLAQIASHTKKPLQNDEVPKLKELEKSTILDALEKTHWIQQDAAKLLGVSKRVIHYKIKKYGIKHPRWIKNR encoded by the coding sequence GTGTCGAGAGTTCTGCTGATCGAGGAAGACAGCACCGAGTACAACCGCATGATGGAAGCCCTTGCCAGCACGGGCCACGAAGTCAGCGGAGCCAGGACAGGTCAGGCGGCTCTCGATTCCATCCACAGGTCCATATTCGACGTTGTCGTGGAAAAGGTTGGGATGAGAGAACCCGAGAGTCGCGAGATCTTTCATGCCATCAAGGAGAAGAATCCCCCCACACGGGTCATCCTGGTCTCTGACGTGGCTTGCGTCTCTGAAGCCGTTGAACTCATGAAGATCGGGGCTGATGATTTCCTTCAGAAACCACTCAGCATGGATATGTTGGAGATCAAGGTCCGACAGGCCCTGAACAACCGAAGCCTGTCCAATGAGGTGGATTTTCTCCGCCACGGATCCGGCCTGATCTACCAGTTCAACGATATCACCGGCAAGTGCCCGCAGATGCAAAAAATCTTCAGTGTGCTCAAGAAGATCACAAGGAGCAATGCCACGGTCCTGATCACCGGTGAAACAGGGACGGGGAAGGAACTGATCGCAGGTGCCATTCATTACAACAGCGAAAGGAGAAACAGGCCCTTTGTGAGCGTCAACTGTGCGGCCCTCCAGGAGACCCTCCTTGAGAGTGAACTCTTCGGTCATGAGAGGGGCGCCTTTACCGGTGCGGTCAAGCAAAGGAGTGGAAGACTCGAACAGGCCAACACGGGAACCATCTTCCTCGACGAGATTGGAGACATGAGCCTCAGGATCCAGGCAAAGGTGCTCCGTGTTCTGCAGGAGCGGCGGTTCGAGAGGCTCGGGGGCAACAAGACAATCCAGGTGGATCTGCGGATTCTGGCAGCCACCAACAAGAACCTCATCGAAGAGATCGAAAACGGCCGGTTCAGGGAAGAGCTCTACTTCCGGATCAATGTTATCCACATCGAGCTGCCCCCCCTGCGGGAAAGGGGAGGCGACATAGAGCTGCTCGCCACCTATTTTCTCGACAAGTTCCGAAGATCCCTCAACCGGAACATCAGAGGTTTCAGCCCCAGAGCCCTTGCGGCAATACACGAGTACCCATGGCCCGGAAACGTTCGGGAACTGAGAAACGTGATCGAAAGGGCGGTTCTCATGGCTCAGGGGGATGTTCTGGAGGAAGAGGATCTCCTGCTCGAGGGCGGACTCGCTCAGATTGCCTCCCACACCAAAAAGCCTCTCCAAAACGACGAGGTACCCAAACTCAAGGAGCTTGAAAAGAGCACCATTCTCGACGCCTTGGAAAAGACCCACTGGATTCAGCAGGATGCCGCTAAACTGCTCGGGGTCAGCAAAAGGGTCATCCACTATAAGATCAAGAAATACGGCATCAAGCATCCGAGATGGATAAAGAACCGCTAG